The following are encoded in a window of Sutcliffiella horikoshii genomic DNA:
- a CDS encoding AraC family transcriptional regulator, producing the protein MDLLKNMNIAMKYIEENLTNEIDFKVVARTAHCSEYHFKRMFSFLAGITLSEYIRRRRLSLAALELPNSKVKVIDVAIKYGYNSPDSFTRAFFNLHGITPSEARESGQQLKAYPLMTFQLSIRGGNEMNYRIEQKEAFHIIGIMKRVPIVFQGENPEIADMWKSLDADKIAHLQKLSNVEPKGMIQASTNFSEGRMEEKGELDQYIGVATTHEKPENFSKLKIPSLTWAIFESTGPFPQTLQETWGRIYSEWFPSSNYQVTEGPEILSIKGKDLSAPSVKCEIWIPVLKK; encoded by the coding sequence ATGGATTTGCTTAAGAACATGAATATTGCCATGAAGTATATCGAGGAAAACCTTACTAATGAAATAGATTTTAAGGTCGTGGCAAGGACGGCTCATTGTTCTGAATATCATTTTAAAAGAATGTTTTCTTTCCTTGCGGGTATAACCCTATCAGAATATATACGCCGCAGACGACTTAGTTTGGCAGCATTGGAGCTTCCTAATAGTAAGGTAAAAGTAATCGATGTTGCAATAAAGTATGGATACAATTCACCTGATTCTTTTACTAGAGCCTTTTTTAATTTACACGGCATTACACCATCAGAGGCAAGAGAAAGTGGTCAGCAGCTAAAAGCCTATCCTCTTATGACCTTTCAATTATCAATTAGAGGAGGAAATGAAATGAATTATCGAATAGAACAGAAAGAAGCGTTTCACATCATTGGAATCATGAAACGGGTACCCATCGTTTTTCAAGGGGAAAATCCCGAAATTGCAGATATGTGGAAATCCTTAGATGCTGATAAAATAGCTCATTTACAAAAGCTCTCCAATGTGGAACCAAAGGGTATGATTCAAGCATCTACTAATTTCTCGGAAGGACGGATGGAAGAGAAAGGTGAGTTGGATCAGTATATTGGAGTCGCAACAACTCATGAGAAACCTGAGAATTTTTCAAAACTGAAAATCCCTTCCTTAACATGGGCCATATTTGAATCAACCGGACCATTTCCTCAAACCCTCCAGGAAACTTGGGGAAGAATCTATTCTGAGTGGTTCCCATCTTCAAACTATCAAGTAACAGAAGGGCCTGAAATATTGTCGATTAAAGGTAAAGATTTATCAGCACCATCAGTGAAATGTGAAATATGGATTCCGGTTTTAAAGAAGTGA
- a CDS encoding peroxiredoxin-like family protein → MSTLLEEIKAYKEVFKQKASEEKQRLMAQATKELEESGVAKGLKEGERVPDFTLPDATGKMVSMKEELEKGPLILTFYRGGWCPYCNLELKAYQREIDSIKNAGATIIAISPQTPDASLSTKEKNELEFLVLSDEGNQVAEQFNLVFKMPDYLVEIYKGSGLMVSDHNGNDDWELPKPATFVIDQTGNIVFADVDSDYTKRVEPGKVIDVLKSI, encoded by the coding sequence ATGTCTACTTTGCTCGAAGAAATTAAAGCTTATAAAGAGGTATTTAAACAAAAGGCTTCAGAGGAAAAACAACGTTTAATGGCACAGGCAACAAAAGAATTAGAGGAGTCCGGAGTGGCAAAGGGGCTAAAAGAGGGAGAGAGAGTACCGGATTTTACCCTTCCTGACGCAACTGGCAAAATGGTGTCCATGAAGGAAGAACTTGAAAAAGGCCCGTTAATCTTGACATTCTATCGAGGCGGATGGTGCCCATACTGCAACCTTGAATTAAAAGCCTATCAGCGAGAAATAGACTCTATCAAAAACGCTGGCGCAACTATAATTGCCATCAGTCCTCAGACACCTGATGCTTCCCTGTCTACAAAGGAAAAAAATGAACTGGAATTTTTGGTGCTAAGTGATGAAGGCAATCAAGTTGCAGAACAATTTAATTTGGTATTTAAAATGCCGGATTATTTAGTAGAGATATATAAAGGTTCAGGCTTAATGGTTTCGGACCATAATGGAAATGATGATTGGGAACTACCAAAACCAGCGACATTTGTTATTGATCAAACAGGTAACATTGTATTTGCAGATGTAGATTCAGACTATACAAAACGTGTAGAGCCGGGTAAAGTGATTGATGTTTTAAAGAGTATCTAA
- a CDS encoding IS3 family transposase (programmed frameshift) translates to MSKKANSFDVKINVIRAWENRTHTITDLGHINNVSPSTIYNWIDRYESLGEKGLHPTSKAYSKEYKLKVVHEYLNGGYSQKELVRKYEISSKSVLQKWIKNYNSHRELKDTSKGRKFTMTNKRKTTLNERIEIVHYYLENGMDFHKAAETFQVSYQQVYQWVKKYENGGEEALRDKRGRKKEEVELSHEQKIQREMHRLERENERLRAENAFPKKVRGDRKEAKISQVRHEEKYLAIQELEQEEGFSIVMLCDIAEIARSAYYKWLKREPSKRERESEKLMKEISTIFQKVKGIYGYRRVAITLNRKLGKAYNHKRIYRLMRVLGIQSIIRRKKSRYKKATPNHIAQNLLNREFQAEKPNEKWVTDVTEFKFGKATKAYLSAIRDLYDGAIISYVLGLKNNNQLVFKTLDQATAMLNGEQPLLHSDRGFQYTHLEFKRKIDTAKMTHSMSRVGRCIDNGPIESFWGTLKCEKYYLEKYETFDDLEEAIDEYIHFYNHDRYQKRLNGLSPLEYRAKTA, encoded by the exons ATGTCAAAAAAAGCTAACTCTTTCGATGTCAAAATCAATGTCATAAGAGCCTGGGAAAATCGCACGCACACTATTACAGATTTAGGCCATATAAATAATGTTAGTCCATCCACTATATATAATTGGATCGATAGATATGAAAGTCTGGGGGAGAAAGGTTTACACCCTACCTCAAAAGCGTATTCGAAGGAATATAAGCTGAAGGTAGTCCATGAATACCTTAACGGTGGGTATTCTCAAAAAGAACTTGTTAGGAAGTATGAAATATCAAGTAAATCTGTCCTCCAAAAGTGGATTAAGAATTATAATAGCCATAGAGAGTTAAAGGATACTTCAAAAGGAAGGAAATTCACTATGACTAACAAAAGAAAAACTACCTTAAATGAACGAATAGAGATTGTGCACTATTATCTAGAGAACGGCATGGATTTCCATAAGGCAGCTGAGACCTTCCAGGTCTCTTACCAACAAGTGTATCAATGGGTTAAAAAGTATGAGAATGGTGGCGAAGAAGCCCTCCGAGATAAACGTGGGAGGAAAAAGGAAGAAGTGGAACTTTCTCATGAACAGAAAATACAACGAGAGATGCATAGGCTAGAAAGGGAAAATGAACGATTGCGAGCTGAGAACGCATTTC CTAAAAAAGTTAGAGGAGATCGAAAGGAGGCAAAAATAAGTCAGGTACGCCATGAGGAGAAATATTTAGCTATTCAGGAACTGGAACAGGAAGAAGGATTTTCTATCGTGATGCTCTGTGACATTGCGGAGATTGCCCGGTCTGCCTATTACAAATGGTTGAAGCGCGAGCCTTCAAAACGTGAACGGGAAAGTGAAAAGTTAATGAAAGAGATTTCTACTATATTCCAAAAAGTGAAGGGGATTTATGGATATCGTAGAGTGGCCATTACTTTGAATCGAAAGTTAGGAAAAGCTTATAACCATAAACGTATCTATAGATTAATGCGTGTTTTAGGCATTCAAAGCATTATTCGAAGAAAAAAGAGCCGTTACAAAAAAGCGACCCCTAATCATATTGCCCAAAACTTGTTAAACCGGGAATTCCAAGCGGAAAAGCCAAATGAAAAGTGGGTGACGGACGTTACGGAGTTTAAGTTCGGTAAGGCTACAAAGGCTTATTTGAGTGCCATTCGAGATTTATATGATGGGGCTATTATTAGTTATGTGTTAGGACTTAAAAATAACAATCAGCTAGTGTTTAAAACCTTGGATCAAGCAACTGCCATGTTGAATGGTGAACAGCCGCTTTTACATAGTGATCGAGGATTTCAATATACCCACCTTGAATTCAAAAGAAAAATTGATACAGCAAAGATGACTCATAGTATGTCCCGAGTTGGACGATGTATTGATAATGGTCCAATAGAGTCTTTTTGGGGGACATTGAAATGCGAGAAGTATTATTTGGAGAAATATGAAACGTTCGACGATCTTGAAGAGGCGATTGATGAGTACATTCATTTTTATAATCATGACCGCTATCAAAAACGTTTAAACGGTCTTAGCCCTTTAGAATACAGGGCTAAGACCGCTTAG
- a CDS encoding DUF4269 domain-containing protein produces the protein MKTGNIQQQKAYSAILELNILNDLHIYNPVLCGTLPIGIDVKGSDLDIIMEVRELDIFSNKLHNLYADKENFTLKRTVIRGRNVVKANFTFRNFEFELFGQAQPVHKQFAYLHMMIEYELLQRDPDLREKVISLKKQGYKTEPAFCKLLNISGDPYEGLLLFGVEEGMV, from the coding sequence ATGAAGACCGGCAATATACAGCAACAGAAGGCTTATTCTGCCATTCTTGAATTGAATATTTTAAATGACTTACATATTTATAATCCTGTATTATGTGGAACGCTTCCCATCGGAATTGATGTAAAAGGTTCAGACTTAGACATCATTATGGAAGTAAGAGAATTAGATATTTTCTCAAACAAATTACATAATCTTTACGCTGATAAAGAAAATTTCACCTTAAAAAGGACCGTGATCCGAGGGAGAAATGTTGTGAAGGCGAATTTTACGTTCCGAAATTTTGAGTTTGAATTGTTCGGTCAAGCTCAACCTGTCCATAAGCAATTTGCGTATTTGCATATGATGATTGAATATGAACTGTTGCAAAGAGATCCAGATTTAAGAGAAAAAGTGATAAGTCTTAAAAAGCAGGGATACAAAACGGAACCCGCATTTTGTAAACTTCTTAACATTAGCGGTGATCCTTATGAAGGCCTTCTTTTATTCGGTGTGGAAGAAGGGATGGTGTAG
- a CDS encoding HAD family hydrolase, translating to MAEYKVILFDLDGTLSDPKEGITKSVQFALENMDIVEPSIDRLETFIGPPLQVSFAEYYGLDGIESKRAIGFYRERFKEKGMFENVLYPDISLLLEALKERGFVLVVATSKPTVFAEQIIKYFELEKYFQLIVGSNLDGTRSSKTEIIQYILDKYTDFNRSDFVMIGDRKHDIIGAKNTGIHSIGVTYGYGSQEEIRDAEPNYIVSSIDDLMGLLLGSRVKDDYLLRK from the coding sequence TTGGCAGAATACAAGGTCATTCTATTCGATTTAGATGGAACGCTTTCCGATCCAAAAGAAGGAATCACTAAATCGGTTCAATTTGCATTAGAGAATATGGATATTGTGGAACCTTCTATAGATAGACTAGAGACTTTTATCGGTCCCCCACTCCAGGTTTCTTTTGCGGAGTATTATGGTTTGGATGGAATAGAATCAAAACGTGCTATTGGTTTTTATAGAGAAAGGTTTAAGGAGAAGGGAATGTTTGAGAATGTCCTATACCCTGATATTTCCTTACTTTTAGAGGCGTTAAAGGAGAGGGGCTTTGTATTAGTGGTGGCAACCTCAAAGCCTACCGTTTTTGCTGAGCAGATAATAAAGTACTTTGAGTTAGAGAAGTATTTTCAATTGATTGTCGGAAGTAACCTCGATGGAACAAGGTCATCCAAAACGGAAATCATTCAATACATACTTGATAAATATACTGATTTTAATCGTAGTGACTTTGTCATGATTGGAGATCGGAAGCACGATATCATTGGGGCGAAAAATACAGGGATTCACTCTATTGGAGTGACGTATGGGTACGGATCTCAGGAAGAAATAAGGGATGCAGAGCCGAATTACATCGTTTCTAGTATTGATGATTTAATGGGTTTGTTGCTGGGAAGCCGGGTAAAGGATGACTACTTACTCCGGAAATAG
- a CDS encoding GNAT family N-acetyltransferase: protein MLNIEIRRPRTEEIVELHQFFRTVIEDTFNKEGIGDQLEDLEAEVESKKAYLAGDLTSNGEDRFFLLTLERGQIIGTIEHGAASDLICKCTDNALKELHEVGTVFVHPDYQGMGVGNLLLENMYQTLRNKGIREFCLDSGYARAQSIWNKKFGEPAYLLENYWGEGYHHMIWRVKFE from the coding sequence GTGCTAAACATAGAGATAAGAAGGCCAAGAACGGAAGAAATAGTTGAGTTGCATCAATTTTTCAGAACGGTGATTGAAGATACATTTAATAAAGAGGGTATCGGGGATCAGTTAGAGGATCTAGAAGCGGAGGTTGAGTCCAAGAAAGCTTACTTAGCTGGGGACCTGACAAGCAATGGAGAGGATCGATTTTTTCTGCTGACATTAGAGAGAGGCCAGATTATTGGCACGATAGAACATGGTGCAGCTAGCGATCTTATTTGTAAATGTACAGATAACGCTTTAAAGGAATTGCATGAGGTGGGTACAGTGTTTGTTCATCCTGACTACCAAGGGATGGGAGTAGGGAATTTACTTTTAGAAAATATGTATCAAACACTGCGGAATAAAGGGATTCGTGAGTTTTGCTTAGATAGCGGGTATGCACGTGCACAAAGTATTTGGAACAAGAAATTTGGGGAACCTGCTTATTTGTTAGAAAACTATTGGGGCGAAGGCTATCATCATATGATTTGGAGAGTTAAATTTGAATAG
- a CDS encoding GNAT family N-acetyltransferase, with protein sequence MRVSKELLRIDCGDIYLQEFSIKDADSIYKISNQPEISNFLPDWKSTKEQRIDWVTNYEIPANKEFLEAVKSTADIEGHFLKLGVFISATDEFIGWCCTGIKEELPAPNREIMYAISAEYHGKGYAKKASLGLINYLFTNTNLEILNAVALPHNPLSIKVIEKCGFTFQGKRMIEGELFNHYTLTRMDWKYDTGG encoded by the coding sequence ATGAGAGTGTCGAAAGAACTTCTTAGGATTGATTGTGGAGATATTTATCTCCAAGAGTTTTCCATAAAAGATGCAGACAGTATATACAAAATCTCCAATCAACCTGAGATATCTAATTTTCTGCCAGATTGGAAGTCGACGAAAGAGCAAAGAATAGATTGGGTTACTAACTATGAAATACCAGCGAACAAGGAGTTTCTTGAAGCGGTTAAAAGCACAGCTGATATAGAAGGTCACTTTCTAAAACTAGGAGTATTTATAAGTGCAACAGATGAATTCATTGGATGGTGTTGTACTGGCATAAAAGAGGAACTTCCTGCTCCGAATAGAGAAATTATGTATGCCATTTCAGCTGAGTACCATGGGAAGGGTTACGCAAAGAAGGCCTCTTTAGGGTTAATAAACTACTTATTCACAAACACAAATTTAGAGATTCTTAACGCGGTAGCTTTACCACATAACCCATTATCTATCAAAGTGATTGAGAAATGTGGGTTCACTTTTCAAGGGAAGCGTATGATAGAAGGTGAATTGTTTAATCACTATACATTAACTAGAATGGACTGGAAGTATGACACAGGAGGATAA